A stretch of the Tachysurus fulvidraco isolate hzauxx_2018 chromosome 18, HZAU_PFXX_2.0, whole genome shotgun sequence genome encodes the following:
- the wu:fa56d06 gene encoding uncharacterized protein wu:fa56d06 isoform X2, whose product MLKFLLLLFSVAGFHARPLQYNDLRIQNGGWVIGAPQLVRDGQEYMGNSVAAKHPRQDKKQAEPQWEVVLAPVHKVKMQDDMKQKAAPIEEHRQDTEPSKRLVVDLNTGLLKEYIVYNPVSNAEFRQGTQNSRATLVNIRTGQQLPQLTEMQRRAEPLSQYRQGTEYTEPTLLELRNPQMMRSMDKPNVNKQEATHKFYNPVSNAEFRQGTQDSRATLVNIRTGQQLPQLSEMQRRAEPLSQYRQGTEYTEPTLLELRNPQMMRSMDKPNVNKQEATHKFYNPVSNAEFRQGTQDSRVTLVNIRTGQQLPQLSEMQRRAEPLSQFRQGTEYTEPTLLELRNPQMMRSMDKSNVNKQEATHRSYNPVSNAEFRQGTQDSRVTLVNIRTGQQLPQLSEMQRRGEPFEFKQGTEFSLVSLMNLRRTKMTAKTSVQDMETNEVFPEFKRGIEYSQAQRRHVIDQHRFQALGSNEVEISPDFGEFGHDTEFIHANLIDRRFMERSHVKQI is encoded by the exons ATGCTGAAATTTCTGTTGCTACTCTTTTCTGTGGCTG gctTTCATGCCAGACCTTTGCAATATAATGATCTTCGTATCCAAAATGGTGGATGGGTCATTGGAGCTCCACAACTTGTACGAGATGGGCAAGAATACATGGGGAATTCTGTAGCTGCTAAACACCCAagacaggacaaaaaacagG CTGAACCTCAGTGGGAAGTTGTTCTTGCTCCAGTGCATAAAGTAAAGATGCAAGATGATATGAAACAGAAAGCTGCTCCCATTGAGGAACACAGACAAGACACCGAACCATCTAAGCGTCTTGTGGTGGATCTCAACACTGGCTTGCTAAAGGAATACATCG TCTACAATCCTGTATCCAATGCTGAGTTCAGACAGGGCACGCAGAACTCTCGTGCTACTCTCGTGAACATCAGAACGGGGCAACAGTTGCCTCAGCTAACAGAGATGCAGAGAAGAGCAGAACCAT TGTCTCAGTACAGACAAGGCACAGAGTACACTGAGCCAACCTTGTTGGAGCTCAGGAACCCCCAGATGATGAGGAGCATGGACAAACCCAACGTTAACAAACAGGAAGCCACCCACAAATTCTACAATCCTGTATCCAATGCTGAGTTCAGACAGGGCACACAGGACTCTCGTGCTACTCTGGTGAACATCAGAACAGGGCAACAGTTGCCTCAGCTATCAGAGATGCAGAGAAGAGCAGAACCAT TGTCTCAGTACAGACAAGGCACAGAGTACACTGAGCCAACCTTGTTGGAGCTCAGGAACCCCCAGATGATGAGGAGCATGGACAAACCCAACGTTAACAAACAGGAAGCCACCCACAAATTCTACAATCCTGTATCCAATGCTGAGTTCAGACAGGGCACACAGGACTCTCGTGTTACTCTGGTGAACATCAGAACGGGTCAACAGTTGCCTCAGCTATCAGAGATGCAGAGGAGAGCAGAACCAT TATCTCAGTTCAGACAAGGCACAGAGTACACTGAGCCAACCTTGTTGGAGCTCAGGAACCCCCAGATGATGAGGAGCATGGACAAATCCAATGTTAACAAACAGGAAGCCACCCACAGATCCTACAATCCTGTATCCAATGCTGAGTTCAGACAGGGCACACAGGACTCTCGTGTTACTCTGGTGAACATCAGAACAGGGCAACAGTTGCCTCAGCTATCAGAGatgcagaggagaggagaaccAT TTGAGTTCAAACAAGGCACTGAGTTCAGTCTGGTGAGCTTGATGAATCTTCGGAGGACAAAGATGACAGCCAAAACCTCTGTACAGGACATGGAAACCAACGAAG TGTTTCCTGAATTCAAACGTGGCATTGAATATTCACAAGCTCAAAGACGACACGTCATCGATCAACATCGTTTCCAAGCTCTAGGAAGTAATGAAG TGGAGATTTCTCCAGATTTTGGAGAGTTCGGACATGATACGGAATTCATCCATGCCAATTTAATAGATAGACGATTCATGGAGCGTTCTCATGTGAAACAAA TCTAA
- the wu:fa56d06 gene encoding uncharacterized protein wu:fa56d06 isoform X1, with protein MLKFLLLLFSVAGFHARPLQYNDLRIQNGGWVIGAPQLVRDGQEYMGNSVAAKHPRQDKKQAEPQWEVVLAPVHKVKMQDDMKQKAAPIEEHRQDTEPSKRLVVDLNTGLLKEYIVYNPVSNAEFRQGTQNSRATLVNIRTGQQLPQLTEMQRRAEPLSQYRQGTEYTEPTLLELRNPQMMRSMEKANVNKQEATHKSYNPVSNAEFRQGTQDSRVTLVNIRTGQRLPQLTEMQRRAEPLSQYRQGTEYTEPTLLELRNPQMMRSMDKPNVNKQEATHKFYNPVSNAEFRQGTQDSRATLVNIRTGQQLPQLSEMQRRAEPLSQYRQGTEYTEPTLLELRNPQMMRSMDKPNVNKQEATHKFYNPVSNAEFRQGTQDSRVTLVNIRTGQQLPQLSEMQRRAEPLSQFRQGTEYTEPTLLELRNPQMMRSMDKSNVNKQEATHRSYNPVSNAEFRQGTQDSRVTLVNIRTGQQLPQLSEMQRRGEPFEFKQGTEFSLVSLMNLRRTKMTAKTSVQDMETNEVFPEFKRGIEYSQAQRRHVIDQHRFQALGSNEVEISPDFGEFGHDTEFIHANLIDRRFMERSHVKQI; from the exons ATGCTGAAATTTCTGTTGCTACTCTTTTCTGTGGCTG gctTTCATGCCAGACCTTTGCAATATAATGATCTTCGTATCCAAAATGGTGGATGGGTCATTGGAGCTCCACAACTTGTACGAGATGGGCAAGAATACATGGGGAATTCTGTAGCTGCTAAACACCCAagacaggacaaaaaacagG CTGAACCTCAGTGGGAAGTTGTTCTTGCTCCAGTGCATAAAGTAAAGATGCAAGATGATATGAAACAGAAAGCTGCTCCCATTGAGGAACACAGACAAGACACCGAACCATCTAAGCGTCTTGTGGTGGATCTCAACACTGGCTTGCTAAAGGAATACATCG TCTACAATCCTGTATCCAATGCTGAGTTCAGACAGGGCACGCAGAACTCTCGTGCTACTCTCGTGAACATCAGAACGGGGCAACAGTTGCCTCAGCTAACAGAGATGCAGAGAAGAGCAGAACCAT TGTCTCAGTACAGACAAGGCACAGAGTACACTGAGCCAACCTTGTTGGAGCTCAGGAACCCCCAGATGATGAGGAGCATGGAGAAAGCAAACGTTAACAAACAGGAAGCCACCCACAAGTCATACAATCCTGTATCCAATGCTGAGTTCAGACAGGGCACACAGGACTCTCGTGTTACTCTGGTGAACATCAGAACAGGGCAACGGTTGCCTCAGCTAACAGAGATGCAGAGGAGAGCAGAACCAT TGTCTCAGTACAGACAAGGCACAGAGTACACTGAGCCAACCTTGTTGGAGCTCAGGAACCCCCAGATGATGAGGAGCATGGACAAACCCAACGTTAACAAACAGGAAGCCACCCACAAATTCTACAATCCTGTATCCAATGCTGAGTTCAGACAGGGCACACAGGACTCTCGTGCTACTCTGGTGAACATCAGAACAGGGCAACAGTTGCCTCAGCTATCAGAGATGCAGAGAAGAGCAGAACCAT TGTCTCAGTACAGACAAGGCACAGAGTACACTGAGCCAACCTTGTTGGAGCTCAGGAACCCCCAGATGATGAGGAGCATGGACAAACCCAACGTTAACAAACAGGAAGCCACCCACAAATTCTACAATCCTGTATCCAATGCTGAGTTCAGACAGGGCACACAGGACTCTCGTGTTACTCTGGTGAACATCAGAACGGGTCAACAGTTGCCTCAGCTATCAGAGATGCAGAGGAGAGCAGAACCAT TATCTCAGTTCAGACAAGGCACAGAGTACACTGAGCCAACCTTGTTGGAGCTCAGGAACCCCCAGATGATGAGGAGCATGGACAAATCCAATGTTAACAAACAGGAAGCCACCCACAGATCCTACAATCCTGTATCCAATGCTGAGTTCAGACAGGGCACACAGGACTCTCGTGTTACTCTGGTGAACATCAGAACAGGGCAACAGTTGCCTCAGCTATCAGAGatgcagaggagaggagaaccAT TTGAGTTCAAACAAGGCACTGAGTTCAGTCTGGTGAGCTTGATGAATCTTCGGAGGACAAAGATGACAGCCAAAACCTCTGTACAGGACATGGAAACCAACGAAG TGTTTCCTGAATTCAAACGTGGCATTGAATATTCACAAGCTCAAAGACGACACGTCATCGATCAACATCGTTTCCAAGCTCTAGGAAGTAATGAAG TGGAGATTTCTCCAGATTTTGGAGAGTTCGGACATGATACGGAATTCATCCATGCCAATTTAATAGATAGACGATTCATGGAGCGTTCTCATGTGAAACAAA TCTAA
- the wu:fa56d06 gene encoding uncharacterized protein wu:fa56d06 isoform X3, which yields MLKFLLLLFSVAGFHARPLQYNDLRIQNGGWVIGAPQLVRDGQEYMGNSVAAKHPRQDKKQAEPQWEVVLAPVHKVKMQDDMKQKAAPIEEHRQDTEPSKRLVVDLNTGLLKEYIVYNPVSNAEFRQGTQNSRATLVNIRTGQQLPQLTEMQRRAEPLSQYRQGTEYTEPTLLELRNPQMMRSMEKANVNKQEATHKSYNPVSNAEFRQGTQDSRVTLVNIRTGQRLPQLTEMQRRAEPLSQYRQGTEYTEPTLLELRNPQMMRSMDKPNVNKQEATHKFYNPVSNAEFRQGTQDSRATLVNIRTGQQLPQLSEMQRRAEPLSQYRQGTEYTEPTLLELRNPQMMRSMDKPNVNKQEATHKFYNPVSNAEFRQGTQDSRVTLVNIRTGQQLPQLSEMQRRAEPFEFKQGTEFSLVSLMNLRRTKMTAKTSVQDMETNEVFPEFKRGIEYSQAQRRHVIDQHRFQALGSNEVEISPDFGEFGHDTEFIHANLIDRRFMERSHVKQI from the exons ATGCTGAAATTTCTGTTGCTACTCTTTTCTGTGGCTG gctTTCATGCCAGACCTTTGCAATATAATGATCTTCGTATCCAAAATGGTGGATGGGTCATTGGAGCTCCACAACTTGTACGAGATGGGCAAGAATACATGGGGAATTCTGTAGCTGCTAAACACCCAagacaggacaaaaaacagG CTGAACCTCAGTGGGAAGTTGTTCTTGCTCCAGTGCATAAAGTAAAGATGCAAGATGATATGAAACAGAAAGCTGCTCCCATTGAGGAACACAGACAAGACACCGAACCATCTAAGCGTCTTGTGGTGGATCTCAACACTGGCTTGCTAAAGGAATACATCG TCTACAATCCTGTATCCAATGCTGAGTTCAGACAGGGCACGCAGAACTCTCGTGCTACTCTCGTGAACATCAGAACGGGGCAACAGTTGCCTCAGCTAACAGAGATGCAGAGAAGAGCAGAACCAT TGTCTCAGTACAGACAAGGCACAGAGTACACTGAGCCAACCTTGTTGGAGCTCAGGAACCCCCAGATGATGAGGAGCATGGAGAAAGCAAACGTTAACAAACAGGAAGCCACCCACAAGTCATACAATCCTGTATCCAATGCTGAGTTCAGACAGGGCACACAGGACTCTCGTGTTACTCTGGTGAACATCAGAACAGGGCAACGGTTGCCTCAGCTAACAGAGATGCAGAGGAGAGCAGAACCAT TGTCTCAGTACAGACAAGGCACAGAGTACACTGAGCCAACCTTGTTGGAGCTCAGGAACCCCCAGATGATGAGGAGCATGGACAAACCCAACGTTAACAAACAGGAAGCCACCCACAAATTCTACAATCCTGTATCCAATGCTGAGTTCAGACAGGGCACACAGGACTCTCGTGCTACTCTGGTGAACATCAGAACAGGGCAACAGTTGCCTCAGCTATCAGAGATGCAGAGAAGAGCAGAACCAT TGTCTCAGTACAGACAAGGCACAGAGTACACTGAGCCAACCTTGTTGGAGCTCAGGAACCCCCAGATGATGAGGAGCATGGACAAACCCAACGTTAACAAACAGGAAGCCACCCACAAATTCTACAATCCTGTATCCAATGCTGAGTTCAGACAGGGCACACAGGACTCTCGTGTTACTCTGGTGAACATCAGAACGGGTCAACAGTTGCCTCAGCTATCAGAGATGCAGAGGAGAGCAGAACCAT TTGAGTTCAAACAAGGCACTGAGTTCAGTCTGGTGAGCTTGATGAATCTTCGGAGGACAAAGATGACAGCCAAAACCTCTGTACAGGACATGGAAACCAACGAAG TGTTTCCTGAATTCAAACGTGGCATTGAATATTCACAAGCTCAAAGACGACACGTCATCGATCAACATCGTTTCCAAGCTCTAGGAAGTAATGAAG TGGAGATTTCTCCAGATTTTGGAGAGTTCGGACATGATACGGAATTCATCCATGCCAATTTAATAGATAGACGATTCATGGAGCGTTCTCATGTGAAACAAA TCTAA